The following is a genomic window from Prevotella nigrescens.
TTGCAAATATAATAATAAAATAATAAAATCGTTGGTTCACAACTATTTTTTAAGCATCTAACCATAATATTTACTATTTAAAAATCCCACAAGGCTTATGCTTTGTGGGATTTTAATATAAGCTGAATGAACTTTAAAAGCCATTCAAAACTTTACAGTAATTGCTTTAGTCGGCAAGTTTTGCTTTGATAAACTCGCGGTTCAAGCGAGCAATGTTAGCAATAGACTCGTTCTTTGGACACTCTGCCTCGCACGCACGGGTGTTTGTACAGTTACCAAAGCCGAGTTCTTCCATCTTCATAATCATAGCCTTTGCACGTTTAGCCGATTCTATTTTGCCTTGTGGCAATAGTGCCAACTGGCTTACTTTAGAAGAAAGGAAGAGCATTGCCGAACCGTTCTTACATGCTGCAACGCAAGCTCCACAACCAATACAAGTTGCACAATCCATAGCCTCATCGGCAGCTTCTTTTGATATAAGAATAGCATTTGCATCTTGTGGCTGACCTGTACGAATGCTTGTATATCCGCCAGCTTGTATAATTTTATCAAAAGCTCCACGGTCTACCATGCAATCCTTTATTACAGGGAAAGCAGCAGAACGCCATGGTTCTACGGTTATCACATCTCCATCGTTGAAACGACGCATATAGAGCTGGCAAGTTGTAGCCCCGGTTGCAGGTCCGTGTGGGTGTCCGTTGATATAAAGTGAGCACATTCCGCATATTCCTTCCCGACAGTCGTGGTCGAAGACGAAAGGTTCTTTGCCATCTTCGATAAGCTGTTCGTTGAGAATATCCAACATTTCGAGGAAAGACGTATCTCCAGGAATATCCTTCATCTCGAAAGTATCAAAATGACCTTGTGCAGTTGGTCCGTTCTGACGCCATACTTTAAGCGTAAAACTTATTATCTTTTCCATTACGTTGATTTCTTTTAAATTGTTGCAAAGCAACCTTGACCTAAATTAGTTCTTGTAGTTACGTGTCTGAACCTTGATAGCCTCGTATTCGAGTGGTTCTTTTATAAGTTCTGGTTCTGCATCGTCGCTACCTTTATATTCCCAGCAACCTACGTAGAAATAATGTTCGTCGTCGCGTTTGGCTTCTCCTTCCTCGGTTTGATATTCTTCGCGGAAGTGTCCACCACAACTTTCGTTGCGCGATAATGCATCGTAAGCAACAAGTTCGCCAACCAAAATGAAATCGCGAAGGTGAATTGCCTTATCGAGCTCTACATTCAGCCCGTCTTTGCTTCCTGGAATGAACAGATTTGTATCGAACTCTTTTCTTATTTCCTTCATTTTCTGCAAACCAGTCTTCAAACCTTCTGCAGTACGCCCCATTCCTGCGTATTCCCACATAATACGACCAAACTCCTTATGCAGAGAATCTACACTTCGTTTACCTTTTATGTTCATAAGTCGGTCTATTTCTGCCTGAACTCCCTTTTCTGCTTTTTCAAATTCAGGGTGATCGGTAGGAATTTTTGCCCACAAAGCTTGGTCGGCTAAGTAGTTTTGTATAGTATAAGGTAATACGAAATATCCATCTGCCAAACCTTGCATCAATGCAGAAGCACCAAGACGGTTGGCACCGTGGTCAGAGAAATTACATTCGCCAATGGCGAAAAGTCCTTTAATCGTGGTTTGCAATTCGTAGTCTACCCATATTCCACCCATTGTATAGTGGATAGCTGGGTAAATCATCATTGGATTGTAATACTTGACACCATTAATTTCCTTTGCTAATTCGCCTGGATTAACGTCGGTTATCTCTTCGTACATATCGAAAAGATTACCATAACGCTGGCGGATAACGTCTAAACCAAGACGGTTTATACTTTCAGAGAAGTCGAGGAACACAGCCAAACCAGTGTTG
Proteins encoded in this region:
- a CDS encoding succinate dehydrogenase/fumarate reductase iron-sulfur subunit, which encodes MEKIISFTLKVWRQNGPTAQGHFDTFEMKDIPGDTSFLEMLDILNEQLIEDGKEPFVFDHDCREGICGMCSLYINGHPHGPATGATTCQLYMRRFNDGDVITVEPWRSAAFPVIKDCMVDRGAFDKIIQAGGYTSIRTGQPQDANAILISKEAADEAMDCATCIGCGACVAACKNGSAMLFLSSKVSQLALLPQGKIESAKRAKAMIMKMEELGFGNCTNTRACEAECPKNESIANIARLNREFIKAKLAD